The sequence TAAGCAGCCGTTACCTTAGGTTCATGAGGCCGGAGCTGCCGCACCTCGATTTCCAACCATTTTTTGCGTTTGGTCAGTTGATAATATTCTTTCAACCGGTACTCCACGATGCTTACATACTGCTGTCGGATCGCTATAGGAATATTCAGTTCGATCTGTTCAACTTCAGGCGACTGAAATTCATTGCATGTAGATTTCCCGGACTTGTCCAAGTATCTTTTAATGATCTCCAGTTCCTGCAGCAAGGCAGGCGATGGTTTGTTCTTGCTTCCTTTCTGCAATCGCTGATACCTGGCATATAACCAGTCCACCGGAACCGATGAAATATTAAGTTCTGTAACTTGAAAGTTCTTCAATTCTCCACACTCCCCCCTGGGTATGTTCTCTGTCTCTCCCAACTCGAAATCCCAAGTACATTGTTCAAAATCTTTATGACATACGCTGCACTGAAAGGAATTCTCTCCTACTTCATAGCACCGATTGCCGCAATGAAGGCAAATCATTCACCGTCCCCCCTTTGCGTACTCTACTTGGACAAAAATCACCTAAATCATTGTCATTCGCATTCGGGTTAATCCTTCTTTTCCAGCTCCGCTTTGGATAAGAGTTGAACATCTGGACGAAATCCGAAGGCAGCACTATGATCGAACTCCACATGACCTGAACCATCAATCTTCGTGATCACATGAGGTGCCTTCCAATCAAAATCCCGGTTGCATCCACCGCTGCCTGAATGAATAATAAGTACAGTGTCACCAACGTTAGCACCTAAACGTTCTACTTCTTCGCTGATCTCTTGCGCTTCATAATGCGCTTCATCGATCTGATGCGTTAACAGACGATATGTTTTACCTGCAGGCGATCTCACCTCGTACAGATCGGGCCTTCCTCCCCGATGATAGTAATCCAGATAGATGATTCCACCCTCAAGTTCTTGACCAGAACATGCATGTGCAGGATCAATAATTTTCACTTTCATACCGCTTACCTCCCCCCCTATGGTCTAAGCCTTCATCATTTCATGTGGCAACAGCTTTCCCTTAATCTCGGGATAGGCATCCGTACGGTCATACAGTGCAACATACCGATGCTGCGTATCTGGTGAACCTGCGCCAGCATTGGCGCTAAAGAGAAAAGCTGATGGAGCTTCAGCATGAGGTGTACCCAAGATAGGCACGCCGAGCTTTTGACAACGCGTCTTGGTTAGAAGGATGGCAAAGGAATAACCCTTGCCTTCCCAACGCTTGGAACGCGGAATGTAATACGGCAGACCGGATTGCAGCACTTCTTGCTTGTTATACCGCCCTTGTTCGTTTGGCATAGTACTCCTCCTTCATTTTTTGAATGGCCCTGTATTAGCGCTTCACCCAGGCAAATGCGATCTCGCCGCGTCCCGGATCTTCCACCACATAAGCCACACCTTTGGTCACATACGGGTTAGTAGTGATCCGCAGTGATCCGAAGGAGGTTTGTATGGACTCGTATTTGGCGATGACCGCATCCGGACACACGTACATTTTCAGGCGGTCAATGCTGCATCCCTTACTTGGGGATATCAGTGGCCGGATGGCCCTGTTAATCATGTCCATGGCGCGAGGATGAATAGGCTTAGTGGAGAGCTGGCTCATGGTACAGATCCCTCCTTCCCAAAAAATCAAAATAGCTGTAACTGCCCCACCTGCACGGCCGCAATGGGGTTGATCCAGAGGACTTCCGTCCGGCTTGCCCCGCCCTCAGCCTTGACGTTCTTCACCTCTCTGTTCCAATGCGAAAGTTTACGATCATACATTGGATGAGCATACCCGCTGAGTAGCACAGGTCCCGGATGAGCATCCAACGCCTCCAGTAATTCTTTGTGATCAGCGTCTGTCATTTCACACCTATAACTCGTGGTGGTTCGTGTACTTTGGATGTACGGTGGGTCTGCGTAGATCAGCACTCCTGGCCGTCTATAGCGCTCCAGTAATGTTAAAGCGGTCTGACATTCGATCTGCACGCCTTGAAGCCGCTCTGCAACCGCATGAATCTTCTCTGGAAAAGCAAGCCACTCTTTACCAGGCAAGGGTCCATTACGCTCAATCATGCTTCTCCAGCCGGTACGGTGCGCGGTCTTGCCCCCTCTGCCCTGCCACAGACGAACAACCAGTCGCCGTGCACGCTCCAACTCATCCGCATCCGGCACGTAGCTCTCGTAGTATTCCTGCCTAGCGTGCGGTGTCCACCGAATCACATGCGCAAGCTCATCCGGACGTTCTCGGATCACACGGAATAAATTAACGATTTCGCCATCGATGTCATTCACGGTTTCCAGTTGGCTGCGTTCCTTGGTGAACAGCACCGCACCGCTGCCGAAAAAAGGCTCCACATACGTGATGTGCGGCGGCATGTGACTAATAATCCAGTCTGCCATGCTCCATTTGCTTCCGGGATAGTGCAGAATTCGCTGTACTTTCATCACCTGTCTCCTTTCCGGGGCTAAGATGCCCAGTGTTTGTCTGCCCTCTCCAGCTGTAGCCGGGGTAGTCTCTCTCAAAAATGAACTTCCGCAGTTGTTCATCCGTTCTGCTGTTGATTAGCTCCAGCGTAAGTTCACAAGGCCGTCCTTGATATTCCGCAAATCCTACATAGTCCCGAGCGATCTTCAGCAGATCCTCACGTAGAAACTTTCGTAGAAGGTCGCGGATCTCCCGGCTGTCGGCGGCAGTCAACTTGCCCACAGGCAGCAAGATCAATGCACCACAATAGTCATAGGCTCTACCTGCGGAACCACCCACACTGCATTCCAGCTCAGTTCAAAGGAAACTCCTGCCTCTGCTTCCGCACCCGCCAGCAACACAACATTGCCCATTTCCTCCGCTGCATCCTTCGGCACCGCATTCCCGATGTACTCTCTCGCTTTAGCATCCGAGCAGCCTTCCAGTTGAAAGGGTCTTCCGTCCGGAAGGAATTGCGGGAAGCTCTGCAGCATCGCCATTTCAAACGTGGTTAGTGGTCGGTGCCACGTCCCATCTTCGGCAATAATAATCATGATGCACCGCTCGTCCGGTTCTGGAATTCTTGGATCAGCAACTGCAGCAGCCCCGGAATGAATATCTGCCGTGCCTGTGACTGTCTTGGCCGGATTATCCCAAGCCTGCACACCCATGGTGTCCGCCCGAGGGGTACACTTCATTCTGGGGTCCGCAATACTAGAGGCCGATTGCATAATCCGTGAAGCGCCCCGGATCGTTTTGGAGGCTTTATCCCATACCTGCACCCCGTAACAATCCGGCTGCAGCATCGTCTTACAACGCGGATCAGAGATAAGTTGAGCACCGCTTTGGATATCCGTATCTCCGGTGACCGTCTTCGCGGGTTCCTGCCAAGACTGCATTTTGAATTGATTCGTATATCGGCCCACTCGATCGTTCACCCTTGAATCCGAGATCGCTATCGCTCCACTTCCAAATCTGGTCCCTGTCACACAGGGGGCCGGCTCATCGTCTCTCACAACCCGATAAGCTGCGGGGTGGCGACTGTCACGCTCCGATAACCTGGGGTCGGCAACACTCAAAGCTCCATTGTTCGCGCCTGTCGCACCGGTTACACACGGCGATTCTTCTTCCCATCTCACCAACCGGTAAATCGTCGAGTATGTACCTCCTCCCAGGTTCATGCGCGGGTCTGAAATAGCGGCAGCACCGTTACTTCGGCCGACTCCAGCCCCTCCGGTTACGGTCCGACTCGTTTGGTTCCAACCCTCCACCGCCCAGGCTCCACTCCGGGGTTCGTGCAGCAAACGGTATTTCTGATATTCAAACGTGTTCAAGTCCCGCCAATACCCACCTGCAGGGATGGCCATCAACTTCTCCCATGACTTCCGTGCAAGCTTGGGCATTCGATTAAGGGGACCTCCAGCTACGGTATCTCCCGGAAATGGCAGAGGTCCAATGATATCCCCAATGGTGCGCAGGGGTTTTCGTTCCGGATAATAAATCACGTTCGGAATCTGTGCTTCATGCCGGGCCATAATCAGGAAGCGAACACGGTTTTGTCCAAGCCCACCGATTTCCCCAAGGTTGTGATCTGCACGGATGCTGACCGCGTAGCCATATTTCCGAAGCAGTTTCTTGATCTGTTTGAGTAGCTTTTGGCCTCGGGTATTGATTCTCGGGACATTTTCCATTTGAATAATTGCAGGTACGCTGCCCCCGTATTCGTCGCAAGCTTGCAACGCCAGTTCCAGCCCACTAACCGTTAGAAAGTTGAGGGCCTGATATTTATCCGAGTTGGCTTTATCCTGTGGCAACAGCCCACTCAGCCCCTTACACGGCGGGGAGGTAAAGAGGAAGAATGGCACCTGCTGTCCAAAGGCCAGCCAGAGATCCCAAGGTGTCATTTCTCGCCAGTTCGCTGGCGGCTGTTGCCCATGCCAGGCTGCATATTGCCACCTGCGGAACAAATCCATCACGACTGCTGTCTTCTCACCTGTTATCAAATCATGATTGCGGCAAGCCACCGGATCGCTGTCAATCGAACATAGCAATTTGAATTTATACAGCTTGCCCCCGTACTCGACTTGAGATTGTAGCAATCCTGATGATTCCCCGCCGATGCCACCGAATAAAACAGCTGCCGTCTTGTAATGAATGGTGTTTTTCTGTTCCAAATGGATTCTCCTTTGATCGCTTCTCTACCCGTAATAAGAGAGCGTATGTTCTGTGAAAACGCCATAACTCTCCAGCTCTGGAACCTACTTCTCCTCCAAAGTCCAATGGGTTTATGTTGATCTATCCACTACTGGCAGTTCACAAAGCGTGTAGTCCCCTTCTTCTTGTGCAACAGTTCCAATTGATCTGGCGTGGCACGCAACACCAGCCAATTTTCAGGAGTCAGCCGATGCAGACTGATCATTTGCTTTTGCCGCCGTGTAGGCCGTAATCCCCGGTTCCTTTTCGATTCTTTGGCATTTTTCATAGTTGCTCTGACTTCCCTTCCGTTAGTTAGAACACGAAGCCCTATTCCCATGTTCTATTTGATTTCCCCAGCGTAAAGCCTCTCCATTTGACCTTGATTTTCTTGTTTTCGCTTCTCATCGGCTTCAGCTCTAGCCAAATATTCAGCGAT comes from Paenibacillus sp. 19GGS1-52 and encodes:
- a CDS encoding DNA adenine methylase is translated as MKVQRILHYPGSKWSMADWIISHMPPHITYVEPFFGSGAVLFTKERSQLETVNDIDGEIVNLFRVIRERPDELAHVIRWTPHARQEYYESYVPDADELERARRLVVRLWQGRGGKTAHRTGWRSMIERNGPLPGKEWLAFPEKIHAVAERLQGVQIECQTALTLLERYRRPGVLIYADPPYIQSTRTTTSYRCEMTDADHKELLEALDAHPGPVLLSGYAHPMYDRKLSHWNREVKNVKAEGGASRTEVLWINPIAAVQVGQLQLF
- a CDS encoding DNA cytosine methyltransferase gives rise to the protein MEQKNTIHYKTAAVLFGGIGGESSGLLQSQVEYGGKLYKFKLLCSIDSDPVACRNHDLITGEKTAVVMDLFRRWQYAAWHGQQPPANWREMTPWDLWLAFGQQVPFFLFTSPPCKGLSGLLPQDKANSDKYQALNFLTVSGLELALQACDEYGGSVPAIIQMENVPRINTRGQKLLKQIKKLLRKYGYAVSIRADHNLGEIGGLGQNRVRFLIMARHEAQIPNVIYYPERKPLRTIGDIIGPLPFPGDTVAGGPLNRMPKLARKSWEKLMAIPAGGYWRDLNTFEYQKYRLLHEPRSGAWAVEGWNQTSRTVTGGAGVGRSNGAAAISDPRMNLGGGTYSTIYRLVRWEEESPCVTGATGANNGALSVADPRLSERDSRHPAAYRVVRDDEPAPCVTGTRFGSGAIAISDSRVNDRVGRYTNQFKMQSWQEPAKTVTGDTDIQSGAQLISDPRCKTMLQPDCYGVQVWDKASKTIRGASRIMQSASSIADPRMKCTPRADTMGVQAWDNPAKTVTGTADIHSGAAAVADPRIPEPDERCIMIIIAEDGTWHRPLTTFEMAMLQSFPQFLPDGRPFQLEGCSDAKAREYIGNAVPKDAAEEMGNVVLLAGAEAEAGVSFELSWNAVWVVPQVEPMTIVVH